The Fusarium falciforme chromosome 7, complete sequence genome window below encodes:
- a CDS encoding COesterase domain-containing protein, which yields MAFYVIRLGLLSWLVAYCVAVDPIVVDGEQRVTFQGSERNGIEVFLNIRYGEDTGGENRFKPPRRFFPEAGSTILTQEYGPACPQQLGAPNIPIALSNVTNISEDCLNLNVARPIGTCELDTLPVMVYIHGGSFWTGQNQEATIQPDSMVLESVYNGMPIIHVAMNYRLGVFGFAQSEGLMAEGSTNAGLRDQRLAIEWVRNKIIYFGGNPNNITIFGQSSGGLAVGMQTLAYGGTKPAPFNQGICQSQALEPGITGNFTINAMKAVVDHVGCNLADLHTNQTVECLRNLDMDTLLNASLATYESDIAHNIGDIWLPVVDGDFLPAPPSQLLAEGRFSNVTTMIGWCEDDVTFFTDTAIKTPEDTRKFISSYVPDVTESNIDKLLLLYPSFEFLDNEEQGLSAEFYRSARIFRDILMVCQPAWYGERLASKRNEVFLYDWNQTILEPIIAEVKGKTGFGTIHTSEFAYIFGNLSHYNVSGYPFHPTSSDYSLRQRGSRSWSTFASTGKPGAPGRKTFQGFNVSYPIAPIPYEVDPDDEEYVILSTGGKGARRVLLPKFLEQQSKENETHVYEGLKSAWRKKVNDTNPVDKEMYVFVIGGPNEGLSDFGGDKAHLAVKSQWLRKRCAFINSPEMIAQLKY from the exons ATGGCCTTCTACGTGATCCGCCTTGGGCTCCTGTCGTGGCTTGTCGCCTACTGTGTCGCTGTAGACCCGATTGTGGTTGACGGGGAACAAAGGGTCACCTTTCAAGGATCCGAACGCAATGGCATCGAAGTGTTTCTCAATATTCGCTATGGGGAAGACACTGGGGGAGAAAATCGGTTCAAGCCGCCTCGTCGCTTTTTCCCAGAGGCTGGAAGTACTATTCTGACGCAAGAATATGGACCAGCTTGTCCACAGCAACTCGGAGCACCGAACATACCCATCGCCCTCAGTAATGTCACGAATATCTCGGAAGATTGCCTGAATCTCAACGTTGCGCGACCTATAGGAACGTGCGAACTAGACACGCTTCCTGTCATGGTTTATATCCATGGTGGCAGCTTTTGGACGGGCCAAAACCAGGAGGCGACGATTCAACCAGACAGCATGGTCCTCGAATCTGTTTACAATGGGATGCCCATTATTCATGTTGCCATGAACTATCGCCTGGGTG TCTTTGGCTTTGCACAGTCGGAAGGGCTCATGGCAGAAGGCTCAACGAATGCCGGCCTTCGGGACCAGAGACTCGCCATTGAGTGGGTTCGCAACAAGATCATCTATTTTGGGGGGAATCCCAATAATATTACCATCTTCGGGCAGTCATCTGGAG GCCTTGCAGTTGGAATGCAAACGCTGGCATATGGTGGCACCAAACCTGCTCCCTTCAACCAAGGTATCTGCCAGAGCCAAGCGCTCGAGCCGGGCATTACTGGCAACTTTACCATCAACGCGATGAAGGCTGTGGTCGACCATGTTGGGTGCAATCTTGCTGATTTACACACGAATCAGACCGTCGAATGCCTGAGGAACTTGGACATGGACACACTCTTAAACGCCTCCTTGGCAACCTACGAGAGCGACATCGCACACAATATCGGTGACATCTGGCTTCCAGTCGTTGACGGCGACTTCTTACCTGCTCCCCCCTCGCAGCTCTTAGCTGAGGGCAGATTTTCCAACGTGACAACCATGATCGGTTGGTGTGAAGATGATGTGACTTTCTTTACAGACACGGCCATCAAGACACCCGAAGATACCCGCAAGTTCATATCGTCATACGTCCCCGATGTCACTGAGTCCAACATCGACaaactccttcttctctacCCATCCTTCGAATTTTTGGACAACGAAGAGCAAGGATTATCAGCAGAGTTTTACCGTTCAGCGCGCATCTTTCGAGATATCCTCATGGTTTGTCAACCAGCCTGGTACGGCGAACGTCTTGCTTCCAAGAGAAACGAGGTGTTCCTCTACGACTGGAACCAGACGATACTGGAGCCTATCATAGCCGAGGTCAAGGGAAAAACGGGATTTGGCACGATACACACGTCCGAGTTTGCATACATCTTCGGAAACCTGTCTCACTACAACGTCAGCGGCTATCCTTTCCATCCAACATCATCAGACTACTCCCTGAGACAACGTGGATCGAGGTCATGGTCGACATTTGCCTCCACAGGAAAGCCAGGCGCACCCGGACGCAAAACGTTTCAAGGCTTCAACGTCTCATATCCAATTGCTCCCATACCGTACGAGGTCGATCCTGACGATGAAGAATACGTCATTCTCTCCACGGGAGGCAAAGGCGCACGACGAGTTCTGCTCCCAAAATTCCTTGAACAGCAGTCCAAAGAAAACGAGACGCATGTATATGAGGGGTTAAAAAGCGCATGGAGGAAAAAGGTCAACGATACAAACCCTGTTGACAAGGAGATGTATGTGTTTGTCATTGGTGGTCCTAATGAAGGGCTTTCGGACTTTGGAGGAGACAAGGCGCATCTGGCTGTGAAGAGTCAGtggttgaggaagaggtgTGCTTTTATCAACTCGCCTGAGATGATAGCGCAGCTCAAATACTAG
- a CDS encoding Zn(2)-C6 fungal-type domain-containing protein → MTHDSTLRTPSSHTEDRQLKRRPRKPLSSPTDVPFTLSFGPSKPVTELLAALPPDPVCEYLVTRYFATLSPLFHILHGPTFQKQYWAFLQTPQQADLSWLALLYAICGLTLKTVPPTDPGLSELWEDSSTPRDLSGLSLRCREAAMMCLSQDQFLVRHNLNTLEALLILIHTIANTEGAEYGWVLLGNALHIAIALRCHSNGDASNFIERERRRRCWAGILILHTDQTLLYRDIDLSSLANMKATMPADANDDEIQEHAILTPPAQASSRRVTHMSLIRFHFQLFQLSTRVHSHVSGPNQLNEAALGPFDAEISAQQQQWDSLYLVNGARSILDTAGYAHWCILQTYAHQLYLLLHRPFHHSRSSRFRPESRDRCAQSGLALLDIHRQFFQLPRLKCYRWLVNGTISCNALHGAVALTSCLVDMPNDADFTEHLAVIDAAVVRLECLKRKSPACSHIYPILRCLQLRLSRASPPSPARELAESRFEDWVSNVDWFRPDAIDWDFWDGDFSTPQADDDLTATT, encoded by the exons ATGACGCACGATTCAACCCTAAGAACTCCTAGTTCTCATACAGAAGATCGACAGCTGAAGCGCCGTCCGAGGAAGCCACTAAGCT CTCCCACGGATGTCCCCTTCACCTTGTCCTTTGGCCCGAGCAAGCCAGTCACCGAACTCCTTGCAGCGCTACCGCCCGACCCCGTGTGCGAGTATCTTGTCACTCGTTACTTTGCGACACTATCCCCACTGTTCCACATCCTGCATGGTCCGACATTCCAGAAGCAGTACTGGGCGTTCTTACAAACTCCTCAACAAGCGGATCTCTCATGGCTAGCATTACTGTATGCCATTTGTGGATTGACTCTAAAAACTGTTCCCCCTACCGACCCCGGTCTCTCAGAGCTATGGGAAGACTCATCTACACCCCGGGATCTTTCCGGCCTATCACTTCGGTGTCGAGAGGCAGCCATGATGTGTCTTTCGCAAGATCAATTCCTAGTCCGGCACAATCTCAACACTCTTGAAGCACTGTTGATCCTGATTCACACCATTGCGAATACCGAAGGTGCTGAGTATGGCTGGGTTCTGCTTGGAAACGCGTTACACATCGCCATCGCTCTCCGCTGCCATAGCAATGGTGATGCGTCTAACTTCATTGAAAGAGAGCGTCGTCGGCGCTGCTGGGCAGGCATCCTGATTCTTCACACCGACCAGACACTTCTCTATCGAGACATCGACTTATCATCTCTCGCCAACATGAAAGCCACGATGCCAGCCGACGCCAATGACGATGAGATACAAGAGCATGCCATTTTGACACCACCGGCTCAGGCTTCATCCCGTCGAGTTACGCACATGTCGCTGATCAGGTTCCACTTTCAGCTTTTTCAACTCTCAACGCGAGTTCATAGTCATGTGTCTGGCCCTAATCAGCTGAACGAAGCGGCACTAGGTCCGTTTGACGCCGAAATATCAgcgcagcaacagcagtgGGACTCTCTGTATCTTGTCAATGGCGCGAGAAGTATCCTGGATACTGCGGGTTATGCGCATTGGTGCATTCTGCAGACCTATGCACATCAGCTCTACCTGCTTCTCCATCGACCATTTCATCACTCTCGATCAAGCCGGTTCCGACCTGAGTCTAGAGACAGATGCGCTCAATCCGGTTTGGCGTTGCTAGACATCCATCGCCAGTTCTTCCAGCTGCCGAGGTTGAAGTGCTATCGCTGGCTCGTCAATGGAACAATCAGCTGTAATGCCCTTCACGGAGCTGTCGCTCTCACATCATGTCTAGTGGACATGCCCAATGACGCCGACTTTACCGAGCACTTGGCGGTGATTGATGCTGCAGTGGTTCGCTTGGAATGTCTGAAAAGAAAGAGTCCAGCTTGTTCACATATTTACCCCATCTTGCGCTGCCTACA ATTGCGCTTGTCACGAgcctcaccaccatctccgGCCAGGGAGCTGGCCGAAAGCAGATTTGAAGATTGGGTTAGCAACGTTGATTGGTTCAGACCAGATGCAATAGATTGG GACTTTTGGGATGGAGACTTTTCTACTCCCCAAGCCGATGATGATCTCACAGCCACCACTTAG
- a CDS encoding MFS domain-containing protein — protein sequence MAVLLGYILMVAAAPFPLIPIAFSFVGFGKAINKIVGKILCSYSPSESILPEIIYGCYGIGAIASPLVATAMVTAGEMPWSRFYIINIGLAVSVLAMSSWSFQRCKKDPNTYSRDLEVSAPGMTAGEIPQSLCTRTVLLTAIFILALRGVEASISGWTIAFLIDTRMGNPQLLGYVLAGFWAGIAVGRFDSSDVEKRSGQRSLVYGFIILTSAFQLLVWFMPHANNITIAAVAVGAMLGTISLHVAAIFMRPMTGRESSKEMITITAIGSLGGAIASFIIGLLAQLVGTTVLHPVILTLLAIMMIFGDDPIRGTRRGQQPRQFVEIF from the exons ATGGCTGTTCTTCTGGGCTATATCCTGATGGTGGCAGCAGCACCATTTCCCCTGATCCCTATCGCGTTTTCCTTCGTTGGTTTCGGCAAAGCGATCAACAAGATTGTGGGGAAGATTCTTTGCTCCTACTCTCCAAGCGAGTCTATTCTGCCCGAAATTATCTACGGGTGCTATGGTATTGGTGCGATAGCCAGCCCTCTTGTTGCAACAGCCATGGTGACAGCTGGAGAGATGCCATGGAGTCGATTCTATATCATCAACATTGGTCTAGCTGTTTCAGTTCTTGCGATGTCTTCATGGTCGTTTCAACGTTGCAAAAAGGACCCGAACACATATTCCCGAGACCTAGAGGTGTCGGCACCAGGCATGACCGCAGGAGAGATCCCCCAGTCACTTTGCACACGGACAGTTCTCCTTACAGCCATATTCATATTAGCCCTTAGGGGCGTGGAGGCTTCCATATCAGGCTGGACCATTGCTTTCCTCATCGACACCCGCATGGGGAATCCTCAATTGCTCGGGTACGTCTTGGCTGGTTTCTGGGCTGGCATCGCCGTTGGCAGGTTTGACTCATCCGACGTCGAAAAAAGGTCCGGCCAAAGGTCTTTGGTCTACGGATTCATTATTCTCACATCTGCCTTTCAACTGTTAGTCTGGTTCATGCCTCATGCCAACAACATCACTATTGCGGCCGTTGCTGTTGGTGCCATGCTCGGCACTATCTCTCTGCATGTGGCAGCAATCTTCATGCGCCCTATGACGGGGAGGGAGTCATCCAAGGAGATGATCACCATCACCGCGATTGGAAGCTTGGGAGGCGCCATTGcctcttttattataggcCTCCTTGCTCAACTTGTCGGGACGACGGTGTTACACCCAGTCATCCTGACGCTGTTGGCCATCATGATG ATCTTCGGAGATGACCCTATCCGAGGCACTCGACGCGGCCAACAACCTCGCCAATTTGTGGAAATCTTTTAG